DNA sequence from the Nitrospinota bacterium genome:
GCGCCGTCCGCGCCTGAGGGAATGGTATTTGTAAAACATGGGGACGGCGGTTTTTTTATGGACAAGACGGAGGTAACGCAGGAGGCGTACCAGCGGGTTATTGGAAGCAATCCATCGAAGTTCCAAGGTTGTCCCACATGCCCGGTGGAGCAGGTGACTTGGGACGAAGCGGCAGCCTATTGCACGAAGGTGGGGAAGCGTCTGCCGACGGAGCAGGAGTGGGAGTATGCGGCAACCAGCGGCGGGAAGGGCGAAATCTATGCCGGGACGAGCAATGAGGGCGAACTGGGTGACTATGCCTGGTATAAAGATAATTCCGGCGGTGGGGGGATGAGCTTATTTTCTTCTGGTAAAACACACCCTGTGGGCAAGAAAAAGCCTAACGGCCTGGGCTTGTACGATATGAGCGGTAACGTGTCTGAATGGACGGACAGTTGGTATAACGATAAAAAAGAGGAACGGGTTTGTCGCGGCGGTTCGTGGGGCAATAGTGCGGGTCCTCTGCGCGCGGCCTACCGGAACTACGGCGGTCCCGATGATAGTTTCTCCCATTTCGGCTTTCGTTGTTCCCAGTCCCCTTGAAGGGGACTTTACACTTCACCTCGTTTTGGAACTTCAACCAAACTTTTTCACGCCGGCTTTCTTTGCGGCTTTCAGCAAATCTTCGTCCAGGGCGGCCAGCGGCAAGCCCAGCCGCAAGGCCACTTCCAGGTAGGAGGCATCGTAAGAGGATAGTTTGTATCGCCGCGCCAGTTGAAGGGTATCGGCCAGCGCGCGCGGAAATGTGGCCGCGTCCACCTCGATACCCACGCCTTCCAGCATCTCAAGAAAAGCGCCGCTTCGCGCTTCAGTCACCAGGCCTTTTGCTTCCGCCCCGGCAATGACGTTTGCCACCTCAAGTCCCCAGGTTACGGGCACGATGGCGTTGCCGTTTTTCATCGCATCAAGCACTTTGCCGGCATACGCAAGTTCGTGCGGTTTGCCGTCGCCAAAAAACCAACGCATCGTCACCGAATTATCCAGGACGAAACTCATGCGCGGCCATCTTCAGCGAGAGCCTTGATATTTACTCCCCGCACCGGGTCAGCCAGCATGAACGCCTTGAGTTTCTTTACCGCCGCAACCTTGTCCTTCGCCTTCGCGCCCAAACTGGGAATCAGGTCCGCGACAGCTTCCCCCCGGTTGGTGATGGTAAACCGCTGTCCGGTTTTTACCAGCCTGAGCAGTTCAGGAAGCTTGGTTTTAGCTTCATATGACCCGATTTCCCTCTTCATAATATTCCCCCGCAATGCATTTTGTGGCTTTAGACCAGTATATAGACCAGCCTTCTTAAAATCAATGGAATTTCGCGGGCCTATTTCATCAAGCCGGTTGTGTTGCCATGCCCGCCGTATCGTGAATAAAGCGGGTCAGAAATAGACGTCAAGCGCGAGCAGCGCTTCGTTGCGGTCCACGCCATACACCTTCGCGTAGTTCAAAAACAGTTTCAGGGCGGCGTTGCCGCCAAGCGTGAGCCGCTGTTCCAGCGCCGCTTCGTATGCCTTGTGCTTGTCTCCCACCCAGAAATCGAGCGCCCTGCCGCGCAGATGGATTTTATAGCGGGCGGTCACCGGCCACAAAACGCCAACTCCCCCGCCCATTCCCAGCGTGTAGCGGTCCTCATAGCCCTCGCCGTAGCGTATCTCGGTTTCCACCATCGCGTACGACAATGCATTTCCCCATTGCGCCGCCAAACCGCCGCCGGGGTTGAGCCGGAAGGTCATTCCCTCGCTCCCGTCCGCGAATGTTCCTTGCGCGAGGCCGAAATTAACCTTCCACGATGTGGGGCGGAAAAAGCGGTTAAAGGGGGAGAGCGAAGTGATGTTCACAAAATCCATCGTTTCCAGCCGGAGGCGTTCTTCCCGTCCGCCGTCGTAGGCGCGCAGGGTGGCGCCGAGAAAATCGATGTGCGCCCCCGGCAGGTAGCCTTCATCGGGGTCGAGCAGGTCGTGGTTGGCGGGACGCCAGCGGAATTCGGCGAACCGCGCGCCGCCGCGCGCGCCAAAGCCGATGCCGAGGCGCGCCGATTCGTGCCCTTCGTCGGGCGGCGGCGGCGCGGCCGCCGTGTTGTCCGCCGCCGGCCCCAGCGTGGTGCGGACGCGCAGCGTATCGATGAAGCGTTTGGTGAATTCGTCTTCGGTTATCTCGCGTTTCGCCGCCATGTAGTTGGCGAGGTCGGCGGCGGTATCGGCGATGCCGGCCAATGTTTCCTTCGGCAGCGGTTTCCGCAATCCCTCTTCCGGGGAAATTTTCCCTTCCGCGATATCTTTGACCAGCCGCACGTCATCGCCGGTGAACGCGGCTTCGGTGCGCAAAATTTTTGTCGCCAGCGATGGACGGTAAACGAGGCTGGTTACCATCCCCTCGCGCCGCGCCCAACGGACGGTATCGATGGGCAGCGCCGAAACGGGGAAGCGGTCCGTGAGGTGCGCCGCGGGGCGGGCGCTTTCCAGCAAAAAGAGAAGCACATAGGAGCAGTTCTCGTCGAAGAAGTAATAGTCGGCGTACCGGTCGCGCAGTTCCCACGCGTGCCGCAGCATGCGGAGCACTTCCGGCCGGGTAAGGTTCAGGTTGTATTCCCAGATGTCGCGCTGGCCGATGTCGTTGTACTCGCGGATTTTTTCATAGTACGGGAGGATGGTGTAGCGGCCGGGGTAGAAACCGAACAGTCCCTTGGCGGCGTAGAGGAAGCCGTTGGTATCCACCTCGGTGGCGGCGTACGTGATGGCATAGCTGACGAGGCGGCTCTCGCGGCGGCCGTCCACCCGTATCAGCGTGTGGCCGAACATGGAGGCGGGTCCGTTTATGTGCGCGGCGGGAAACACGAGAACCGCCGATTGCGGATCGGCCTCCTTCACAAATTCGTCAAACGCCGCGCACGCGCCGCCGGGGAGCCTCGTTTCGTCTATCGCCAGACGCTCTTTCAGCCACTCGTAGCGGGCGATGTATTCGCAGCGGAGCGGGTCGGTTCCCGCCGGCGCGGGGAAGAAAAACATGGCGATGTCCGCTTCCATCTCGGCCCGCGGATTGGCCTTGCCTTGGGGGGAGAGAAAGAAGTTGGGGTCGTCCACCAGGCTTTTCCGCCCGCCGCCGCGCGGCTGGTAGTGGAGCAGGATGTCCCAATAGCGTTCATTGTGCAGGTTGAGGGCGCGCGCCTTCTGGAGCAGCTCTTCGCGGTAGGCGTCGTCGGCGGAGGCGTGAAGGGGAACGGCGAGCAGCGCGCACAAAATAAAAAAGGGGAAGGAAATTTTATTCATTTCCTTCCCCTTTCGGCTGAACGGGATCAGCCGTTGATGACGGCGGAGATGCGGTCGACCACTTCGCCGGCCTGCACCTTGTCGGAGGTGTAGATGGCGCCGAAGTTGGCCTGCAGTTTCGCGTAGACGGCGGTCTTTTGCGAAGCCGGGACGTTCATCATTTCGACCACGGTGTCGAGGGTTTCACCCTTGCCCATGGCGATGTCTTTCGCCAGGTTTTCCATGTTGCCGGAGACGAAGCGGTTCAGGTTTTCGTTCTGCGCCACTTTGCCGAACTGGTCGCATTCGGAGGTGCCGGTGGTGATGCCGAACGTCTGGGTGCCGAAACTGGTGTTGGTGGTGGCCGCCAGCACCTGAATGACAAGGCTTTCACCGGAGTCCTTGAAAATGAGATGGCCGAGTCCGCAGCCGGTGTTGCTGCGTTTGTCGGCATACGCGGTGCCGGAGAAGGAAACGAGGGCGATGGAGACGATTGCAAGCGCCAGCAGGGTCTTTTTCATGCGATGTCCTCCTTAAACGGTGGTTATGTACGTTAACGCCAGCTTATTCTATTACACTTCGCGGCAGCTATCACGATGAATTGGGGGGGCCTCAATCTTCCTTCGGCGCCGGTTAAAGAGAAACTTGATTTAGGGGTGCCGTTACGGGATAGAATATGAAGTAGCGTAATCAGGAGGAGCGGCTCCGCCCAGGGCCTTTCGTTTTTTAAGTTAAGGAGTTGGCTTTTGCGGGATGTAAAATTCCTCGTGGTGGATGATTCCCCCACATTGCGCATACTGGTGCGCAAAGTCCTTGAAGCAAAACTCGGCGTCAAACAGATATTCGAGGCGGGCGACGGCGTGGAGGCCCGCAAGGTGCTGGAAGGGCAATCCATCGACATCATCCTTTCCGACTGGGAGATGCCCAACGTCAGCGGCGACGAGTTCCTGTTCCAGGTGCGCAACTCCCCCCGCTGGAAGGAAATCCCTTTTATCATGATGACCTCGCACGGCGGGCGCGACTTCATCATGACCGCCATCCAGAACGGCGTCACCCATTACCTGGTGAAGCCGTTCACCGCCGCCGAACTGGAAGACCGGGTCCGCAAGTCGTGGAACGGCGCGGCGAAGCGGCAGGCCGACCGGTTCTCCGCGTTGCCGACGCACCAGATGATGGTGAAAGTGGGGGGCAAGGCGTTTTCGGCGCAGGTGATAAACATCAGCCGCCTCGGCGCGCTGGTGAAAATGGAGTACACCGACAGCATCAAGCTTTTTGGCGAATACCAGCTCTCGCTGGAATTCGACAGCGGGCCGGGCAAGCAGCCGTGGGCGATCAACCCGCTGTTCGGCACCGCCGTGCGGATGGAGGCCGACAGCGCGAGCATGGCCATCACCGACAAGATGTGCCAGGTGGCGCTCAACTTCGGCGCGAATACCATCGACCGGAAAGTGGAAGAAAAGCTCAACGAGCTGATACGGTGGCTGGCATCGTTCGAGCCGGAGTCGATCACCGACAAGTAGGGCGGCGGAAAGGGGCGGGAATGAGGGATCTCAATATTCTCGTGGCGGACAATTCGGCGTGGACGCGTTCGATGATCCGGCGCGTGCTGGAGACCCGCTTCGGCGCCGTTGCCACGTACGAGGCGGAGGACGGCCGCCGGGCGATGGCCTTGCTGGAAGCGCTCAAAATAGACATGGTCATTACCGCGGTGGAGCTGGCCCACACCTCGGGCCTCGTGCTGCTCGACTTCATCAAAAACAGCCAAAAGCTGGGCCAGATGCCGGTGATCGTCGTCTCCTCCCATGAGGACGACCGCACCCGCGTCGACGCCATCCAGCACGGCGCGGTGCGCTATCTCCTCAAGCCGTTCAAGCCCGACGAGCTGGAAATGGCGGTTCGCACCTCGTGGACCGACGCGGTGCGCCGCAAGGCGAAACGCTACTCCAGCCTCCCCCCCCACACGCTGACGATGACGCTGGACGGGGAGGAAACGCGGGGAGAGGTTTTGGACATCAGCGCGGGGGGGCTGGCGGGACGCTTTCCCTACGCGCCGTTGCACACGCTGTACGGCAACTACCGCGTGCATATCGCGTTCGAGGCGGCCGGAAAGACCGGCGCATTCGATATCGGCCCGGCGGATGCCACGCTGCTGCGCATCGAGGGAGCGGTCGACGAAATAGGGGAGGACGAGCCGCATTGCGTCTGCGCCTTTCACTTCGGGCCGAATGCGATGGACGCGGGATCGCGCGGGCGGCTGGATCAACTCGTGGCGCGCCTGGCCGCCGAAATGCCGGAGTTCATCGCCGACGGCGGGGAACCCGCCGGCGGCTGAACGGCGCGGCGTGTTATGCGGCAAATATCGGCCGGAAAACCGGCGCGCCGAAAAATTATCCTTTCAGGTAATTGACATATACGGGTTGTCGATGAAAAATGTACCTGCCTGCCCGGTTTTGGGGCTGGCGGCGGATTCGGCGGAATAAAAACTTGAAGGGAAAACCAGGAATGAAAAAATTTGTTCGTCTTTGCGCGGCGGCCATGTCCGCCATTGCGCTTGCCGCTTGCGGCAGCGGCGGCGGCAGCACATCGACATCCACAACAACTACCACCACAACCACAACGACTGTCACCAGCGTGACCGGCAACGCCGCCTATGCGCCGACCGACCCGTTTTTCGCCGACCAGTGGCACCTTAAGAACACCGGCCAGACCGGAACCGCCGGTGGAGCGGGAACCGCCGGGGAAGACCTGAACGTGGAAAAGGTATGGACCTCCTTTAAGGGAACCGGCGTCCGCATCGCCATCGTCGACGACAGGCTGGATATAGTCCATGAAGACCTTTCACCCAACGCGGTTTTGGCCGACAGTTGGGATTATCTCACCGGCGCGGCTCCCGTCAGCAACCTCATCACCGGAAACAGCGCCCACGGCACCTCCTGCGGCGGCCTCGCGGCGGCGGCGGGGGGCAACTCCAAAGGGGGCGTCGGCGTGGCGATGGCCGCCAAGCTGGTCGGCTACAACCTGCTGCAAGCCGCCGTCGGCGCGAATGAGGCCGACGCCATGACCCGCGGCGCAACCACCAACAGCGTTTCCAGCAACAGTTGGGGCGCGACGGACGGCACCGGCACCTTGCAGCCATCAAGCGCCACATGGCAGACGGCCATCAACACCGGCATCACCACCGGCCGGAGCAATAAGGGCATCGTCTACGCTTGGGCGGGCGGCAACGGCGCGCCCACCGACCGCTCCGACTACGATGGGCAGGCGAACTACGCCGGCGTCATCGCCGTGGCGGCTCTCGACGACAAGGGGCAGAAGTCCTCCTATTCCGAACCCGGCTCGAACGTTCTGGTGAGCGCATACGGCGGCGAATTTTGCTCCACCCACACCCTCACCACCACCGACATCACCGGCGCGGCGGGGTCAAACACCGCGGCCACCGCGGGCGTCAGCGACTATACCGACACCAGCTACACCAAGTGCATGAACGGCACATCGGGGGCGACGCCCGAAGTGAGCGGCGCCGTGGCGCTGATTCTTGAGGCCAACCCCGCCCTCACCTTCCGCGACGTGCGGATAATCCTGGCCACCACCGCCCGCAAGAACGACGCCACCGACGCCGGGTGGGGCGTCAACGGCGCGGCCACCCCGCTGCACATCAACGAAAAATACGGCTACGGCGCAGTCGACGCGCAAGCAGCGGTAAACGCCGCGCTCGGCTGGACCAGCGTGGGGGGAGCCACCACACTCGTATCCAAAGCGGGGAGCAACATCACCGCCGCCGCAATCGCCGACGGCACCGGCACCACCTCCGCCGTGTACGGCGCCGTCACCACCAGCGCCATTACGCTGGCAAGCAGCGGCATTTCCAAAATAGAGTTCGTCGAAGTAACGGTGGACAGCAATCACCTTCAATTCGGCGACCTGAAAATCACCCTCACCAGTCCGGCGGGAACCATCAGCACGCTGACCCTGCCGCATGGCTGCACCGCCAACAGCGTCGCCGTCGCTTGCGGCAATCTGCTCAACGGCGGATTCCGGTTCGGCGTGGCGCGGCTCGTCAACGAAGCCGCCGACGGCACATGGACGCTTTCGGTCAGCGACGGTTTGGTGGCCGACACCGGGAACCTCACCTCCTGGAACATAGCGGTCTACGGACACTGAGGCGGGGCATGAACACAACATATAAAGGATTTGAAGCCATGAAACAGGCAATGACCGTGAAAATGACATTGACGGCGCTGGCGTTCTGCGCCCTCTCCGTTTCCTTCGCCCTGGCCGCCGGCCCGGCGGGAAATTTTTATTATGACGGCGGGCGGCAACGCGCGCTCCTGCTGGACGATACGCTGGTGGCGGAGTTCGGACAAACGCCGAACGCCGTGAAATCGGCCATCCCCGGCGCGCAATCCGCAAAAAGCGGCGGCGGCGCGACGATATACCGCGTGCAGCCCGGCTCGTACAAGGCGGCGGCAAGCGCCGCCCCGAAGGCGTCCATTTCGCCGGTGTTCCACGAAGGGGGCTCCGCCGCCGGACGCTTGATGGCGCTGCCGGGCGGGGTGCTGGTGAATTTCAAGGCGGGCTGGACCGCCGCGCAGGTGAACGGCTGGGCCGCCGCCAAGGGGCTGGCGGTCGATAAAAAGCTCGCCATCGGCGAAAACTGGTACGCGATCAAGAGCGCTCCCGGCCAGGCATCGCTCGACCTCGCCAACCAGATACAGCAATCCGGCGAAGTGGTTTCCGCCACCCCGAACTGGTGGAAGGAAGTCTCCACCCGCTGACCTGTTTCCGGTTTCCGGTGGCGCGGAAAATCCCGCCCGCGCACCAGGGAAAACGTCTGCTCCCCCTTTAGCGGGCTGATGAAAAACTATTTATGCATGTCATTCTGAGCGTAGCGAAGAATCTCTTTCCGGAAAGTGATCCTTCGCCCTTGAAGGGCATTTCCGCGGCGGCTTGTACGCGGCTGGCTCCGCAAGCTTCGCCGCCGCTTTTTTGTTCCGCCGCTCCCTCGCCTCCGGCTCAGGACGACAGGAGTGGCTTTTTTCGCCGGTTGTGAAATGCGGCGGCGTGACTGATAATCAATAACGCTATGACATCCGAGACCCAAAAAAAACCGGCGGCGGTGCTGATTCTCCCCCCCGACGGAAAATTCCACTCCCCCGACATCTGGAGCATCATGCACCGGCAGGCAGGGGGCTTTGATCTGGCGATCATCGACCGGAGCCGCGGCGCGGCGAAAATCCTCCCGGCGATGGCGAAGGCGGCGGTAACGCTCATCCGCGATGACGCGCCCGCCCTCGGCGCGCGGCTCAACGAGGTTGTGCGCGGCCTGGAAAACGACCATATCGTTTTCTTCACCGACCGGGTGCTCCCCACGCACGATCACTGGCTGAAGCGGCTCACCGCGCCATTGGCGCACGGGGCCGACGCCGCCTTCGGGCGGAACATCACCGCGCCCGGCGGCAACTACTTCATCATCGAAGACCTTCGCAGGCGCTACCCGCAGCGGGGCGCGTCGGCGGCGCTCACCATCGACCAGTGCGCCATCAGCCGCGCCGCGCTGCTGGCCAAACCGTTCCCGGAAGAGGCGGTACACGACCCCGCGGCCGTCTGGTGCTGGCGCAACGGCGTTGCGCCGGTCTATGTGCCGGAAGCCATCGCCATGCAGGACAGCTTTCTCCCGCTGAAAGAGGTGCTGCACAACGCGCGCGCCTTCGGGGCCGACCGCGCGGCGGCGGGCAAGGCGCACGGCCTGGTTGCCGAATTGGCCGCCGCCCTGCGCGAATTGGCGGGAGATATCGGTTACTGCATCGCCAAACGCAAGCCGCAATACCTCTGGTATCCGTTCCTCTACCGCGCCGCGATCCACTGGGGCATTTTCAGCGGCCAGTGGCGGGGGGCGCGGTGAAAAAACCTAAAACCGCATACGCCTGCCAAAACTGCGGCGGGCGCCAGCCGAAATGGGTGGGGCGCTGCCCCGATTGCGGCGATTGGAACACGCTGGTTGAAGAGACGGTGAAACCGGAGGGGTTGAAAACCCGGCGGGGACTGGCGGAAGAGGGGAGCCGCCCCCAGCCGCTGGCATCCGTGCCGCTCAGCGAGGGGACGCGCCTGCCGACCGGCATGGAGGAGATGGACCGGGTGCTGGGGGGCGGCATCGTTCCCGGCTCGCTGGTGCTGATCGGGGGCGACCCCGGCATCGGCAAATCGACGCTGTTGCTGCAACTCTGCGGCACCATCGCGCTCAAGGGCGCGGTGCTTTACGTCAGCGGCGAGGAATCGGCCGCGCAGATAAAGATGCGGGCCGACCGGCTTGGCATCGGCAACGCGCCGCTGCTGGTATATCCCGAAACGAACGTCGAGACCATCGTGGCCCAGATCGAAACGCTGAAACCGGCGCTGGTCATCATCGATTCCATCCAGACCGTTTACACATCCCTGCTGGGGGCCGCGCCGGGAAGCGTGGGGCAACTGCGCGAATCGGCCGCCCTCATCATGCAGGCCTGCAAGCGGTCGGGCATCCCGGCCTTTCTGGTCGGCCACGTCACCAAAGAAGGAGCCATCGCCGGTCCGCGCGTGCTGGAGCATATGGTGGACACCGTGCTTTATTTCGAAGGGGACCGCGACCACTATTTCCGCATCCTCCGCTCGGTGAAGAACCGCTTCGGCTCCACGCACGAGATCGGCGTGTTCGAGATGCGCGGCGAGGGGCTGCGCGAGGTGAAGGATCCGAGCGGCATATTCATCTCCCCCGCGTCGGAAGCGGTCAGCGGCTCGGTGATCGCCTGCACCCTTTCCGGCACGCGCCCCATATTGGTGGAACTGCAGGCGCTGGTCACCGGCACCACCTTCGGCAATCCGCGCCGCACCGTCGTGGGATTCGATTACAACCGGATCATCCTGATGGCCGCCATCCTGCAAAAACGGGCCGGCGTCATGCTGGACGGCGAGGATATTTATGTCTCCGCCGCCGGAGGGGTGCGGGTGGACGACCCCGGCGCCGACCTGGCGCTCGCCGCCGCCCTGCTGGGGAGCTACCGCAACCGTCCGGCGCAACAACGCTCCGTCTTCATCGGCGAGGTGGGGCTGGGCGGGGAGATCCGCCCCGTCGCCTCGCTGCAACAGCGGCTCAAGGAAGCGGCGCGGATGGGCATGGCCACCGCCTTCATCCCCAAAACCGGCGCCGGCGATGTGAAGAACATCGCGGGCCTCGCCCTCGTCCGGATCGAGCACGTGGGGGCGCTTTCGGACGAGATGTTCTGACCCCGTTCCGCGCCCGCCGCCGCCCATTTCAATATTGCCTATCTTATGGTATAAATTAGTTCACCTATGGCGCGCGGCGGCATTGGCCGCGCCGGTTTTACATATTCATGGAAATAGCGGGGGAGGCCGGCATGGACAAAATGGAGATGTTTCAGGGGTTGCGGAAGAAGGAGATGGTGGCCCGGACGTTTCACCTTGAGTCGGAGCAGCTTCACCCGCTGCGGAAAGTATCGGAGCAGTTGGGGCTGTCGCAGTCCGAGGTGGTGCGCCGCTCGATCAACTTTTTCATAGACGGGTATCAGCGCGCCGCCAGGAAACAGGCGATAAAAAACCCCGACAACGCCTGACCCCGCCGCGCGGGCGGCTAGTGCATGTCGCCCCAGTTGGGGGCCGATTCCACGCTCACCTTCAGCGGCACCGAAAGCGGCGCGGCTTTTTCCATCAGTTCCCGCACCGCCTTTTTGACCTTTTCAATGTTTTTTTCCGGCGCTTCGAAGATCAGCTCGTCATGCACTTGCAGCAGCATTTTGGCGTGCAGCGCGGCCAGCCGGGGGGCGATGTCCAGCATCGCCTTTTTGATGAGGTCGGCGGCCGAGCCCTGCACCACGGTGTTCACCGCCATCCGCTCCGCCATTTCACGCACGGCGCGGTTAACCGACCCGATATCGGGAAACGAACGCTTGCGGCCGTACATGGTGCGGACCATCCGCTCTTTGTGGGCCTTCTTGATGGCGGCGTCGATGAATTCCCGCACGCCGCGGTAGCGGGCGAAATAGCCGTCGATATACCCTTGCGCCTCGCGCCGGGAAACCGCCAGCTCCCGCGCAAGCCCGAAGGCGGTCTGCCCGTAGATGATGCCGAAATTCACCGCCTTGGCCGCGCGCCGCATTTCGGGGGACGCGCCGCCGATGGCCCCGAATATCTCGCGGGCCGTTCTCGTGTGGACGTCCTCGTCGTTTTTGAACGATTCGGTGAGCAGCGCATCGCCGCTCAGGTGCGCCAGAATCCGCAGCTCTATCTGCGAGTAATCGGCGGAAATCAGAAGGCATCCCTTTTCCGCCACGAACGCGCGGCGTATCTCCCGCCCCTCCTCCGTGCGCACCGGGATGTTTTGCAGGTTCGGGTCGGAGGAGCTCAGGCGCCCCGTGGCGGTTGCCGCCTGATTGAACGAGGTGTGGATGCGCCCCGTCTTGGCCGAAACCATTTCGGGGAGCGGATCGACGTAGGTGGACTTGAGCTTGCTCAACACGCGGTGGCGCAGCATCAGCGCCGGCAGGGGGTGCTCCATCGCCAGCGTTTCCAGCGCCGCCTGGTCGGTGGAGCTGCCGGTCTTGGTCTTGCGCTGCTTCGCCAGCCCCAATTTATCGAACAGGATGGCGGAGAGCTGCTTGGGGGAGGCGATGTTGAATTCCTCCCCCGCGGCGGCGTGAATATCCTTTTCGAGGGCCTTGAGTTTTTTTTCCAGCGTGCGGGAATAGCCCTTCATGAGGGGGACGTCCAGTTTTATGCCGTTTTGCTCCATTTGCGCCAGCACGCCGATAAGCGGCTGTTCGATGGTGTAGTAGAGGTCGTTCAGCCCGTGCGCCTCGATCTCCGCTTTCAGCATGCCGGTGAGGCGGTACGCCATGTCGGCATCCTCGGCGGAGTATTCGGCGGCGCGGTCGATGGATACCTGGTTGAACGTCACCTGCTTGGCCCCCTTGCCGGCCACATCGGCGTATTCAATCATGGCGAGCCCAAGATATTTTTGGGCGAGGTATGAAAGGCCGTGCCGCCGCTCTTCCGGCGCGGTGAGGTAGGAGGCGACCATCGTATCGAACCCGACGGGGTTCACGGAAATTCCTTCGCCCGCCAGCACGGTGATGTCGTATTTCAGGTTCTGGCCGTACTTGGGGATGGCGGCATCCTCCAACAGCGGTTTGAGCATTTTCAGCGCCGCCCCCTTCGGCAGCTGCGCGGGAGCGCCGAGGTAATCGTGCGCCAGCGGCAGGTACCACGCCTCTCCCTCTTTGGCGCACAGGGAAATGCCCACCAGCGCCGCGTCCACCGGGTTTGTGGATGTGGTTTCGGTATCCACCGCGAATCCGCCGCTGTGCTTGAGGACGGCGGCCGCCGCCGCAAGTTCATCCTCCGTATAGATGGTTTGGTAATGTTTTGCGATTTCTTTTTGAGACGGAACCGGGGTTTCCCTTCCGGCGGCCGGAGCGGACGTTTGCCCCAATTCAGCAAGAAATGTCTTGAAGCCGAGTTTTTCAAACAGCGCGGCCAGCCGCGCGGTATCCGGCTCCCCCTGATGCCATGCCTCGTAGTCCAGCGGCAGGTCGAGATCGGTTTTGACGGTGGCCAACACCTTGCAGAGGCGGGCGGTATCGGCGTGTTCGGTCAGCGCCGCCTTCAGCTTCGGTTTCTTGATGCCGGCGGCGTGCGCCAGCAGGTTTTCCACGCTGCGATATTCGGCGATGAGCGCCTGCGCCGTTTTTTCGCCGATGCCCGGCACGCCGGGGATATTGTCGGAGCTGTCCCCCATCAACGCCAGCACATCGGCCACCTGCGGCGGGGCGACGCCGAATTTTTCCTTCACCTCGGCGGGGCCGATCGGCTTTTCCTTTATCGGGTCGAACATGGCGATATGCCCGCCGACGAGCTGCATCAAATCCTTGTCGCCGCTGAAAATGGTGACGCTGTACCCCGCATCGGCCGCGTGCAGGGCGGCGTGGCCTATCAGGTCGTCCGCTTCGAGGCCCTGCCGCTTGAGCACCGGCAGGTTATAGGCGTCGATGAGCTGTTCGATAAGCGGTATCTGGACGGCAAGCTCTTCGGGCATCGCCTGCCGGTTCGCCTTGTAGTCCGCGTACAGTTCGTGGCGGAAAGTTTTTCCCTTCGAATCCAGCGCCACCACCAGCAGGTCGGGTTTTTCCTCCTTCATGATTTTCGCCAGCATCCGGTTAAACGCGTAGACGGCGTTGGTGGGGGTGCCGTCCGGCGCGGAGAGGTGGAGCCGCAGGCCGTAGAAGGCGCGGTAGTAAAAACCGGCGGCGTCGATGATGAAGAGACGTTTGCGGGTCATGCGGAAGATTATACCGTCAAAGCCGGCGCGGCG
Encoded proteins:
- a CDS encoding formylglycine-generating enzyme family protein → MAGGFMLSLKIQNVIEDTVVLSKNVPCQNCDDFAAMRSLQGIVSGQAAAPQAQAAAPAPAKAAPSAPEGMVFVKHGDGGFFMDKTEVTQEAYQRVIGSNPSKFQGCPTCPVEQVTWDEAAAYCTKVGKRLPTEQEWEYAATSGGKGEIYAGTSNEGELGDYAWYKDNSGGGGMSLFSSGKTHPVGKKKPNGLGLYDMSGNVSEWTDSWYNDKKEERVCRGGSWGNSAGPLRAAYRNYGGPDDSFSHFGFRCSQSP
- a CDS encoding type II toxin-antitoxin system VapC family toxin; translated protein: MSFVLDNSVTMRWFFGDGKPHELAYAGKVLDAMKNGNAIVPVTWGLEVANVIAGAEAKGLVTEARSGAFLEMLEGVGIEVDAATFPRALADTLQLARRYKLSSYDASYLEVALRLGLPLAALDEDLLKAAKKAGVKKFG
- a CDS encoding type II toxin-antitoxin system prevent-host-death family antitoxin, which encodes MKREIGSYEAKTKLPELLRLVKTGQRFTITNRGEAVADLIPSLGAKAKDKVAAVKKLKAFMLADPVRGVNIKALAEDGRA
- a CDS encoding DUF4105 domain-containing protein gives rise to the protein MNKISFPFFILCALLAVPLHASADDAYREELLQKARALNLHNERYWDILLHYQPRGGGRKSLVDDPNFFLSPQGKANPRAEMEADIAMFFFPAPAGTDPLRCEYIARYEWLKERLAIDETRLPGGACAAFDEFVKEADPQSAVLVFPAAHINGPASMFGHTLIRVDGRRESRLVSYAITYAATEVDTNGFLYAAKGLFGFYPGRYTILPYYEKIREYNDIGQRDIWEYNLNLTRPEVLRMLRHAWELRDRYADYYFFDENCSYVLLFLLESARPAAHLTDRFPVSALPIDTVRWARREGMVTSLVYRPSLATKILRTEAAFTGDDVRLVKDIAEGKISPEEGLRKPLPKETLAGIADTAADLANYMAAKREITEDEFTKRFIDTLRVRTTLGPAADNTAAAPPPPDEGHESARLGIGFGARGGARFAEFRWRPANHDLLDPDEGYLPGAHIDFLGATLRAYDGGREERLRLETMDFVNITSLSPFNRFFRPTSWKVNFGLAQGTFADGSEGMTFRLNPGGGLAAQWGNALSYAMVETEIRYGEGYEDRYTLGMGGGVGVLWPVTARYKIHLRGRALDFWVGDKHKAYEAALEQRLTLGGNAALKLFLNYAKVYGVDRNEALLALDVYF
- a CDS encoding DUF3015 family protein: MKKTLLALAIVSIALVSFSGTAYADKRSNTGCGLGHLIFKDSGESLVIQVLAATTNTSFGTQTFGITTGTSECDQFGKVAQNENLNRFVSGNMENLAKDIAMGKGETLDTVVEMMNVPASQKTAVYAKLQANFGAIYTSDKVQAGEVVDRISAVING
- a CDS encoding response regulator, which produces MRDVKFLVVDDSPTLRILVRKVLEAKLGVKQIFEAGDGVEARKVLEGQSIDIILSDWEMPNVSGDEFLFQVRNSPRWKEIPFIMMTSHGGRDFIMTAIQNGVTHYLVKPFTAAELEDRVRKSWNGAAKRQADRFSALPTHQMMVKVGGKAFSAQVINISRLGALVKMEYTDSIKLFGEYQLSLEFDSGPGKQPWAINPLFGTAVRMEADSASMAITDKMCQVALNFGANTIDRKVEEKLNELIRWLASFEPESITDK
- a CDS encoding response regulator, which codes for MRDLNILVADNSAWTRSMIRRVLETRFGAVATYEAEDGRRAMALLEALKIDMVITAVELAHTSGLVLLDFIKNSQKLGQMPVIVVSSHEDDRTRVDAIQHGAVRYLLKPFKPDELEMAVRTSWTDAVRRKAKRYSSLPPHTLTMTLDGEETRGEVLDISAGGLAGRFPYAPLHTLYGNYRVHIAFEAAGKTGAFDIGPADATLLRIEGAVDEIGEDEPHCVCAFHFGPNAMDAGSRGRLDQLVARLAAEMPEFIADGGEPAGG